A region from the Gossypium hirsutum isolate 1008001.06 chromosome A08, Gossypium_hirsutum_v2.1, whole genome shotgun sequence genome encodes:
- the LOC107940116 gene encoding probable aquaporin PIP2-2, producing MVKDVEMAAGRDYHDPPPAPLIDSEELTQWSFYRALIAEFIATLLFLYVTVLTVIGYRVQTDPLKNTVDPDCGGVGILGIAWAFGGMIFILVYCTAGISGGHINPAVTFGLFLGRKVSLVRAVMYMVAQCLGAICGCGLVKGFQKSYYNTYGGGANELQDGFNKGTGLGAEIIGTFVLVYTVFSATDPKRNARDSHVPVLAPLPIGFAVFMVHLATIPITGTGINPARSFGAAVIYNKDKAWDDQWMFWVGPFIGAAIAAIYHQYILRAGAMKALGSFRSNA from the exons ATGGTTAAGGATGTAGAGATGGCAGCAGGAAGAGACTACCATGACCCACCACCGGCGCCATTGATAGATTCTGAAGAGCTCACCCAATGGTCATTTTATAGGGCTTTGATTGCTGAGTTCATTGCTACCCTTCTCTTCTTGTATGTCACAGTATTGACAGTGATTGGCTACAGGGTCCAAACCGACCCTTTAAAGAACACCGTCGATCCTGATTGTGGTGGTGTTGGTATCCTTGGTATTGCTTGGGCTTTTGGTGGCATGATCTTTATTCTTGTTTACTGCACCGCCGGTATCTCCG GAGGACATATCAACCCGGCAGTGACCTTTGGGTTGTTCTTAGGACGAAAGGTGTCACTGGTTCGAGCCGTGATGTACATGGTGGCTCAGTGCTTGGGTGCTATTTGTGGTTGTGGGTTAGTCAAGGGGTTCCAAAAGAGTTACTACAATACCTATGGTGGTGGAGCCAATGAGCTACAAGATGGTTTCAATAAGGGAACTGGGTTGGGTGCTGAGATCATTGGGacttttgttcttgtttacactGTCTTCTCTGCAACTGATCCCAAGAGGAATGCAAGGGATTCTCACGTTCCT GTATTGGCACCACTTCCCATTGGGTTTGCTGTGTTCATGGTTCACCTAGCCACAATTCCAATCACTGGCACTGGTATCAACCCTGCTAGGAGCTTTGGTGCTGCTGTTATTTACAACAAAGACAAGGCCTGGGATGACCAa TGGATGTTCTGGGTTGGACCTTTCATTGGAGCTGCCATTGCGGCAATCTACCACCAATACATCCTAAGAGCAGGAGCAATGAAGGCACTTGGGTCTTTCAGGAGCAATGCTTAA